The nucleotide window GGGTTTTTCTTTaataaggttttaacgaggcaataatcctaaatgaTCATCCAATGGGGagtgttgtgaaaagtatgggACGTGGATGCCCATTTCCTATATGAGGATTACATTCTCAAAAGAGAATGAAATTAATGAAAGTTGAAAATATTCCTTCTATATGCCTATAAAAGGAGGTTAAACCTCCTTTGTTATTACACAACAACAAACACTATTCTCCCTCTCTTTATATACTAGCAATAATaatctttcttctctctctttcatattactaatttttattctctctttatatatcttactataatattaataaatatactaATCATATCTATTATATTGTGATAATAATTGTAGTAACTATTACTATTAAAGttacataattatatttttatatttattacctcttccttatttattcatttattttactaaaagcaataactttttttaaaacaaaggtTTCATATATTTAAcgtattaaaattataaaacttatttcgaaataattttcaaaaagttattgaaaaaaaaaccaaatatctgtattttgttttgtttgtttgtctCTGATAAAAATCATGCTAATAACCGTCCGAGGAAAACGGGTGAATGAATCCCTGTTTGTCTTATCTTAATTTGATGAAAGCACCTGAATTGGTGAATTGGATATCCCTCAATTGTCCCAAGAAAAAGGGTAAAGAAGGAAGGACCAGAAGATGCCCCGCCGTGTATTCATTTGGTTGGCTAATGAGTGTACTCCAAAGATGAACAGCCTAACCCCCCAACAATAATACATAGGGACCACATGTGGAATCACCATAATCTCGTATAAAATCTCACAATATATCCCAATCTCATTCGTTCATTCTTAACTACGTTCCTCCAATGGCTCGCCACTCACGCTGGACTCTCCTCCTGCTTCTCCTCTCTGCTGCCGTCGCGTCGGCGGTGATTGACGACGACGACAACATTCTGATCCGTCAAGTGGTGGAGGATGGCGATGAGCACTTGCTGAACGCGGAGCACCACTTCTCCGCCTTCAAGACCAAGTTCAGCAAGACGTACGCCACAAAAGAGGAGCACGACTATCGGTTTGGCGTGTTCAAGAGCAACTTGCTCCGAGCAAAGTCGCATCAGGAGCTGGACCCCTCCGCCATACACGGCGTCACAAAGTTCTCCGATCTCACTCCGTCAGAGTTCCGCAGCCAGTTCCTTGGCCTTAAACCTCTTAGCCTTCCCTCTGATGCTCACAACGCACCAATCCTCCCTACCGACAATCTCCCTAAAGACTTCAACTGGCGCGACCATGGAGCCGTCACTAACGTCAAGAACCAGGCATGTATAATATATGCGTATACTTAGttagattaaattggttttgtGTTGAGTATTGCTCTTGCTTAAGCTCTTTTATGGGGAAATATGTTGATCAGGGCACGTGTGGGTCGTGTTGGTCCTTTAGCACCACAGGAGCGTTGGAAGGAGCTCATTTTCTGGCAACGGGTGAGCTAGTGAGCCTTAGTGAGCAACAGCTTGTGGATTGCGATCACGAGGTAACTCTTTCAGTCTTTCACTTACATACATCTTGAATTTGTAGCGTTGCTTGTGTCAATTCTTGAAGCACTTCTGCCTGAAGTTGTATATTTTGCTGATAAATTCAGCAATTTGTATAAACATTGGTCAATTAATTTCTTTAATCTTATCAGTGTGATCCAGACCTAAATGATGCATGTGACTCGGGCTGCAATGGGGGGTTGATGACCACTGCATTTGGGTACACAAAGAAGGCTGGTGGACTAGTACGAGAAGAGGACTATCCTTACACTGGAAGAGATCGTGGCCCTTGCAAATTTGACAAGAGCAAAATTGCTGCTTCTGTGTCCAATTTCAGTGTGGTTTCCCTAGATGAAGACCAAATTGCAGCAAACCTGGTGAAGAATGGTCCTCTTTCAGGTAGCTTATTTTTCTTTACACAGAGGCTTGGCTCCCTGTCCCCGACATCCATCTTTATCCCCTGCCCCATCCCCCCTTGGGAATTTTGAAATTATCtgttgaattaattattaatttattgatcttctctctatctctctctctctctaactaTAGCTTTGCATGGTACAGTTGGTATCAATGCAGTTTATATGCAGACATATATAGGAGGAGTCTCATGCCCATTAATCTGTGGCAAGCACTTGGATCATGGGGTTCTTCTAGTGGGCTATGGTGCTGGTGGTTATGCTCCCATTCGCTTTAAGGAAAAGCCTTATTGGATTATAAAGAACTCATGGGGTGAAAACTGGGGAGAGAATGGATATTACAAGATCTGCAGAGGTCACAATATGTGTGGGGTGGATTCCATGGTCTCAACTGTTACTGCTATTCGCACATCTAGCCATTAAGTATAAGGTTGCTTTCATGGTTGTGTGGTATATTATGTAAATACTTGGTTTAGTGTTGTAGACACAAAGGACACTGGCAAACTGCCACGCCGGTGTTCATCTATTGTGAATCCCGTGATTATTGCTTCTGGTTGTTATTCTCAATATCAGTGTAAGGTGTGAAACAGTAGGCATGGAAAGTTTTCAGCATTCAATAATATTTCCTTGTTCCATACAGTCCAGTTTATATATACTTGACTCAACCCCGGGCCAtcaatagaaattaaaattaacggaTATCAATTGAATGCAATTAGCTGTACATGAGGAGCTCAACTCACTAAAGGTCATGATGCTAGTACTCCAAGAAGAAATTTTCACGTGAGAGGATCGATTCCCGATTTCCTGTACTAAATAATGCactaaagcaataaaatcaaatgTGACAATTACTCTAACTAAAGTTTCAATAAATAAGTCAAAACGAATATGTGAATAACAACAACCAACTTCAAGTTCTAGAAGGATTGTACAATTACTTTATACACGACTTAACTATTCTTTTAAGTGGCAAGTGCTTTCCGTACTAGAGAACCATACCTTAAACTTGTAGATGCTGATTACATCAGATAATTACCATCAACTTCCTCTCAAAATTGTATAGTGCAGATTTGACAACAGATGCAATGGCTAATAAACAGGGAAGAAGGATAATACACTGTTTCAGTGCTCTTCTTTAACATGGTATTCGACATGAATACATAAACTACAGGAGAGGCTAAGGGAAAACTGACATTCTAATATACATGTTATCTGGTATCTGTATATGGCAACTACAGTTCATCCTCATCACTAAGTAACGCAAATGAAAATGGGGCAAACTTGTAACCATCTCCCACATAAAATTTATTCTGAAACTCTACCCAGTGAAGTCTCAAAGCATGCAAGAAAGCGCTTAGAGTTTCCATAAGCAGTAATACACCAACAGTTGCACATATGAAAACAATAACGCCAACAATAAGAATAACGGTATTATTAAACCTGCAtcagatacataaatgtcaaACAAACTTTCTTTAACAGCCCAACACTTgctaaaacaaataaaagaactTACTCCCAGGCCATAAGTAGAACTTTGTCATAGAAGACACTCGACAACTCTGAATGAGCCAGACtgaacaaattaaaacaaacagCAATTGAAGATTAAAATAAGCGGGGATGATACTAAAGCAATCCATGAATTAGAATGAAAGAAAGAATAGCTTAAACTTGCTGAGACAGGACATCTCTGTgatatccaaaataaaaaaaataaaaaaatagaagactCTCCGTCCGCAGCATATAGCCAAGGAGGAAGAGATTTTTTAACATTAACAATGAGGTCTACgtgattataataatattatattattaataattataataaaataaaaaatatgagacccatataaaaattttaattaattattttgctcTTTCTTTGTGAAAAGACCCCTCCCTCCCCTGTAAAATAGCCAatcattcatcttttttttgtaCCCACAACAGGCACATTCTATACACAcgaatgttttattttttctcttttaatattattcttttatttaaaaaaaaaactcttttaaaagaatttttgctaaagaaaaaaatattctcaCTGAGGGGCGAAACTACATACATAGAAAGGGGGCAATcccccctaattttaattttttacatgtaaattatatataaattttagtttaacccccttaaaattttattttaatcttttttagtgtgtaaatatttttagcCTCCCTCTAATATTTCTTCTAGCTCCGCCTCTGTTCTCACTTTTATTAAAGTTCAGATACTGCtatgtagtatttttttttttttagtacaaatattttcctaaattgtcaattttttatatgttacTATATCGTAATTACTAATCACAAATACCATACTTACTGTTCATAAATATcgtatttactatttttatatacaatatttaCTATATAAAGATACTGCATTTACTATTTCCAGATACTATATTCACTATTCATAGATATTGTATTTACTATTTACAAATATCTATTTACTATTCACAGTTACTGTATTTTACTATCCACAAATATCTATTTACAAATTctgtttgttattatttataatactTTATATTACTGTCCACAAGGTATGCtactattttaaatatatttttgcatattttgaaATACTAAGTAAGTTTTATTATgaagttaatatatatttatttattgtcagATTTGGTATTTTGTAAGAATTAAATAATCTATATATTTTGTATGATTTGAAAAGTTCTAATTAGAAAATTGTAGCTAATAACGGTGACGTTAGTTGTGAATGCATCAGATTTTAACTAGTACTAGTGATATTAGCCTAACGTATAAACCATGTATTATATACATATTGAACTTatgatttattttgatataatttgtatttttttatatggatgacatatattattattgagtAAGTTACAAAATTCACTCCgttatctttttatatttttcagatACAAATAGAAATCAGAGTCAAAAACCTTCTGTCCCTCAATAGAAATCGGTTTTTTGGCAAGTCCTTATTTTTTAAGAACGGTGTAATTTATAATGCACCTATGAATGTCTTAGTTAATGCTTCATATGgcaaaatttttcatgtttaatagtattatatatattgtataaaCTCGTATTTGTGTtgtaatttatgtattttgaaaagaattaaTATTTAAGAACTACACGATTAATAGACTTGTTAAGAAATCTTTCTTTAACGCTGGTCACTATCTAAATCGGACGGTAACAATCTATCTGTGTCAAGGTTTCTTCTTGAAAGCCAATGATGAACTTTTCAACACTGAGCAACGGCATGatgggagaaaaaaaaaattagatggaAAAGAACTTTTGGTTGGCTTTACTGACTAGTGATTTTTTAGATGTTTATTCATAGATTTATAATGAATGGTTATTTGTGAGTTTTGttctgtcttttttttttttattgctaCAGTGACTAATATTTAGAATCTATTTTGTTAAcataagattaaaaattaatatttaatttaaaaatataaaaaaataaatttttaagtatTTGATATTTACTctagaaagtaaattaaatgaattCGACACTAGAGTAAAGGCATCATAGAATTGTCTTTTTTTTAGATAGAACCCGAAGAAGAAATCCAAGCATGATAAAGAAGCTTTCAAATGTTTTCAGCTACCTACCTGAGGGCCCATAGACGTAGATATGAAGCTGTATTAGACACAGCACCAAGCACAAATTCTATTGTATGTAtaagttggtgcacgaaaactTCACTGAACTCAAACCCCTCATGGCCGTGAGGGCTATGTGGCCCTGATTCAATAGGATCATCCGTACTGTGGACCAGAGAGTAAGATTGACCTTGATGCCTCTGTGAAGCATGATAATCAAGCTTGAGTATAGTAATAGGaattaagaatgaaaagaaaaataaagaaacaaaaaatattgattcaaaGTATACTTCTTCGTGTTGTTTCTTCAGAAGAAAGGGCTTTGGTAATAACATCCATGGTACAGCTACAAGTGCTGACAACAATAATCCAAGCTAGCAGTAAAGAAACAGTGTGGACGGTTAATAGATGGCATCTAATCAGTAtcactaaacaaaataaaatgtaccgaaatcaaatttaaaaatttcttacTTGAAGAAACTTCTGGCCAACAAAGAGCTGGTTTTCACCCAAATCATCAGTTGGACTTAAGAACATGTATATCATCACATGATATAAGTCAGCCTGTGATCCAGTAAACCATTTAACAATTATGATGAGCGAAAGGTAGCCGAATAGGCTATTTAAGAATATCATCTGGGGAACAAATTGGTGCCTGAAACAACATCAGTAAGTCAAACATTGAGCACTGCATGCATAAAAAACAGACCACATGTTGACTAGTATTTCTCTATTACCAAACATCTATGCTGCTTCCAAAGTATTTTGCATTAAAATAACTCAATATGATTCCAAGATTCATCTGGCATACTCCTAGTAAAATAGacatcttcatcttcaaagAGTTAAGAAATGGAAGTTCACTCCGAGTGCCATGCCATACAGGATCCAGACCAAATGGGTAGGTGTTTCGCACTTTTATTAAACCTGTTGTAGAAGCATCCCTGAAAAGTAATAATGATACTAAAATACATATACTGTGACCAATTagcatagaagaaaaaaaataagttcaATAAATTGTACTGACAACCACCTGCATGATGGATCACGGCATGCATAGGCAGATGGTGCAAATATAGCAAACGGAACAGAGAAGAATTCATTGTATATGAAGCCAGTGTAGATTGAGAAGATTGCCATCATCGCAATAACATAGCGTCCGCCAAATGCCATTTGCATGATGTCTCCAAGTTTCTGCCATTGACATCAACGAGAAAAAATTAATGCAAGCATGGAAAATGAGGACGAGGAAGCAATCATCATGAATACAAAAATCGATGAGTTGAGTACCTGACTCGAATACTTTTTCTCTCTAATTATGAGGTACAAAGAAGCCAGCAATATGCATATGCCATGGCCCCAGTCACCAAACATGACAGCGAAAAGGAACGGAAAGGTGATGATTGTGTATACACCGGGATTTGCCTCCTGGTACTTGGCAACTCTGTCAGGTATTAGCAACTGGTGATTTTAGTTCCATGACTATCAATACATCAGGAGGCAAATAAGCAAATAAAGAAAGTAGTCGCAATAGACCAGAAAATTTATCGCTACAAAGTTATTATTAGAAGTGCTGGTTTGATCAATATAAAGCTCATTGGAAAGGATATGCTAAGCCCTGTGTAACTCACCCATAAGCATCTACAATTTCTtgaaaagaagaagtaaatttgTTTGTGTAAAAATAGGTCGGTGGTGATTCCTTTGTCTGGAGAATCTGAAATATGGCTCCAACCTGGGAGTTACAATCCCTAGTTGCCCGCTGCAATACTTTCTGAATCTGTCAagtattgaattaaaaataaattagagcAAATGTAAAGTTGCAATCGATATAGGCTTATGCACTTCATATCAGAATTAAATTCCTAGTTCAAGAGCAAACCTGACTTGTCGCAAAAACAGGACACCAACCTTCTGCAAGGAGACATTTTCTCGTCACATTAAAGCTAAGCATATTTAGGGTGTGATAAACGGCTTTTTCCCTCCTCAACTATcaattaaaacataataaagGAAATATCAGCGTCGgaatgaaaattaattaaacgcAGAAGCTTGGTACTTCGCAGCAAAACTGAAAGCAGAAAAAAGTGCTAGTTTATGTGTCTCTTTCAGCAGAGATAATATCATCGGAAATACTAAAACAAAGCTGTTAGCAAACCAGAAGGCTCCACTGCTCATACTGATGTCCAATAGACTGGAGTAAAGTGCTCCAATGAAGCAATCCTACATCGATGGTAGTCTTCAACTCTGAAAGTTTCCCTGACACCTGACAAGTTTGTAATGtacaataattattataagTGGCTTATCCACTGTCAGGCTATGAAGAGCATGAACGAATTTCATAAGTCAATTTTTTCTAACAAATACGCAACTTGGCAATAAGTAATGTACCTCTCTTATCATCTGAAATTGTTTCCCCAGGTCATCTGAGAAAGGATAGCGATTTGCTCCAAAAGCATCacatattttcagaattttacTTTTAACTCTCTCCCCAGAATAAAATACAACAAATACATTTTTATCAACCTGTAAGATTACAGTCAAGATTTTATTATCTAACTCCGATTAAGAAAGTAGAAAGAACCAATGACAATATAAGAATGAATTGCCCAAAtcagaagaaggaaaagataatATCAGATAGAAATATCCCAAAATCTTGAGCATTATAGTGGTAAAGGATAAAAGGAAGATGTGTAATAATGCTCTTGCGTGCAAACTATATATTTGAACTTCTACAGGAGACTATAGATTTAAActtaatattttagaataacCTTCTCTCCTGATATTGGATCGAGCACAGGTTTATCAATCACGGCTTGCTTCATAAATACGTTCCCCCTTGTAGCACGAAACAAGATTCTTTCAAAAGGAATTGATTTTTCTCTCGGAACAAGACCACTGATAAAACCCAGCTTAACCTGCTTAGCCGAAAACGCTGTTGTCTCCTACAGAACATAATTTTCCAAGTGTCACCAGCAAGAGAATTAGAACAGAACAGGAAAGTAATAATCTGAATATGTAAAGGTATATAGGATACTTGTTCTAGTAATAATGGGCTGTCAATCGACCCTTTAACAGTTGTTTGGACATCATGCT belongs to Arachis duranensis cultivar V14167 chromosome 8, aradu.V14167.gnm2.J7QH, whole genome shotgun sequence and includes:
- the LOC107460057 gene encoding cysteine proteinase 15A, which produces MARHSRWTLLLLLLSAAVASAVIDDDDNILIRQVVEDGDEHLLNAEHHFSAFKTKFSKTYATKEEHDYRFGVFKSNLLRAKSHQELDPSAIHGVTKFSDLTPSEFRSQFLGLKPLSLPSDAHNAPILPTDNLPKDFNWRDHGAVTNVKNQGTCGSCWSFSTTGALEGAHFLATGELVSLSEQQLVDCDHECDPDLNDACDSGCNGGLMTTAFGYTKKAGGLVREEDYPYTGRDRGPCKFDKSKIAASVSNFSVVSLDEDQIAANLVKNGPLSVGINAVYMQTYIGGVSCPLICGKHLDHGVLLVGYGAGGYAPIRFKEKPYWIIKNSWGENWGENGYYKICRGHNMCGVDSMVSTVTAIRTSSH
- the LOC107460114 gene encoding V-type proton ATPase subunit a3; amino-acid sequence: MDLLRSEPMQLVQLIIPIEAAHRSISYLGDLGLVQFKDLNADKSPFQRTYATQIKRCGEMARTLRLFKEQMIKAGVSPSMQNTRNSVIDLDHLEVKLKELEADLLENKANNEKLQHTYNELVEYKLVLEKVGEFFSSAQNSAVAQQREHDVQTTVKGSIDSPLLLEQETTAFSAKQVKLGFISGLVPREKSIPFERILFRATRGNVFMKQAVIDKPVLDPISGEKVDKNVFVVFYSGERVKSKILKICDAFGANRYPFSDDLGKQFQMIREVSGKLSELKTTIDVGLLHWSTLLQSIGHQYEQWSLLLRREKAVYHTLNMLSFNVTRKCLLAEGWCPVFATSQIQKVLQRATRDCNSQVGAIFQILQTKESPPTYFYTNKFTSSFQEIVDAYGVAKYQEANPGVYTIITFPFLFAVMFGDWGHGICILLASLYLIIREKKYSSQKLGDIMQMAFGGRYVIAMMAIFSIYTGFIYNEFFSVPFAIFAPSAYACRDPSCRDASTTGLIKVRNTYPFGLDPVWHGTRSELPFLNSLKMKMSILLGVCQMNLGIILSYFNAKYFGSSIDVWHQFVPQMIFLNSLFGYLSLIIIVKWFTGSQADLYHVMIYMFLSPTDDLGENQLFVGQKFLQLGLLLSALVAVPWMLLPKPFLLKKQHEERHQGQSYSLVHSTDDPIESGPHSPHGHEGFEFSEVFVHQLIHTIEFVLGAVSNTASYLRLWALSLAHSELSSVFYDKVLLMAWEFNNTVILIVGVIVFICATVGVLLLMETLSAFLHALRLHWVEFQNKFYVGDGYKFAPFSFALLSDEDEL